A window of Xenopus laevis strain J_2021 chromosome 1L, Xenopus_laevis_v10.1, whole genome shotgun sequence genomic DNA:
AGTCTCCTGGGTAAAAAATAGTGGGAAGGTGCAGAGAGGCCAGTGATGAGACAGACCCACAACCATTTTTGGGGGTGTCTCACTTCTATAAATGATGAACCCAAAAATGTGCTTGGGGTGCAATAAATGTAAATGGGCCACTGCCACACTTCAAACTAATGTTCATGTGCTACAAAAGGATTATTCCTCTTAAGGAGCTGCTATGTGTTTGTCTTAGTGTAACAAAAAGGATTGAAAAGCAACCAAAATCCAGGCACTAGTAGAACATACTTAGTCTTCTCCTGTTGCTGGAACACTAATTCCGCACTCTTGGGTGTTTCAATTTCTATTTTAACGCTCTCTTCTTCCTTTCTACCTCCTTCATCATTTACTAATTCCTTACTCTCGTGTGGTTTATtttcttctccctcttcttccTTTTGATCTTCTCCTTTTCTCACAAATTCCTCACTCTCTGGTGTTTCCTTTTCTACGCACTGTTGTTCTTTTTTCACTTCTCCTTCACTAACTAATTCCTCACTCTCTGGTGTTTCCTTTTCTACACCCTGTTGTTCCTTTATCTCTTCTCCTTCACTAACTAATTCTTCACTCTCTGGTGTTTCCTTTTCTACACCCTGttgttcttttttctcttctccttcaCTAACTAATTCCTCACTCTCTGGTGTTTCCTTTTCTACACCCTGTTGTTCCTTTACCACTTCTCCTTCACTAACTAATTCCTTACTCTCTGGTGTTTCTTTTTCTACACGTTGTTGTACCTTTACCTCTTCACTCACTAATTCCTCACTGTCTGGTGCTTCCTTTTCTACACCCTGTTGTTCTTTTACCTCTTCTCCTTCACTCACTAATTCCTCACTCTCTGGTGTTTCCTTTTCTACACCCTGTTGTTCCTTTATCTCTTCTCCTTCACTAACTAATTCCTCACTCTCTGGTGTTTCCTTTTCTACACCCTGTTGTTCATTTACCTTTTCTCCTTCACTAACTAATTCCTCACTCTCTGGTGTTTCCTTTTCTACACCCTGTTGTTCCTTTACCTCTTCTCCTTCACTCACTAATTCCTTACTCTCTGGTGTTTCCCTTTCTACACCCTGttgttcttttttctcttctccttcaCTAACTAATTCCTCACTCTCTGGTGTTTCCTTTTCTACACCCTGTTGTTCCTTTACCACTTCTCCTTCACTAACTAATTCCTTACTCTCTGGTGTTTCTTTTTCTACACGTTGTTGTACCTTTACCTCTTCACTCACTAATTCCTCACTGTCTGGTGCTTCCTTTTCTACACCCTGTTGTTCTTTTACCTCTTCTCCTTCACTCACTAATTCCTCACTCTCTGGTGTTTCCTTTTCTACACCCTGTTGTTCCTTTATCTCTTCTCCTTCACTAACTAATTCCTCACTCTCTGGTGTTTCCTTTTCTACACCCTGttgttcttttttctcttctACTTCACTAACTAATTCTTCACTCTCTGGTGTTTCCTTTTCTACACCCTGTTGTTCCTTTACCTCTTCTCCTTCACTAACTAATTCCTTACTCTCTGGTGTTTCTTTTTCTACACCCTGTTGTACCTTTACCTCTTCACTCACTAATTCCTCACTCTCTGGTGTTTCCTTTTCTACACCCTGTTGTTCCTTTACCTCTTCTCCTTCACTCACTAATTCCTCACTCCCTGGTGTTTCCTTTTCTacaccctttttttcttttttctcttctccttTACTCACTAATTTCTCACTCTCTGGTGTTTCGTTTTCTACACCCTGTTGTTCATTTACCTTTTCTCCTTCACTAACTAATTCCTCACTCTCTGGTGTTTCCTTTTCTACACCCTGTTGTTCCTTTACCTCTTCTCCTTCACTAACTAATTCCTTACTCTCTGGTGTTTCCTTTTCTACACCTTGTTGTTCCTTTACCTCTTCTCCTTCACTAACTAATTCCTCACTCTCTGGTGTTTCCTTTTCTACACCCTGTTGTTCCTTTACCTCTTCTCCTTCACTTACTAATTCCTCACTCTTTGGTGTTTCCTTTTCTACACCCTGTTGTTCCTTCTCATGGTGGGTTCCATGAGGGTTGATAAGAGCAGTTTCACAGCTGCTGATGGAATCCTATAAAgatcaaaaaggaaaatatatatatattatacaatccTTTAAACTTACGTTGTGTCTCTATTCAGAGAAAAATCCAGTCTATGGGTTTACTTTTATCAAGACTTGGCTTTCCTCTTAAAACAGAGGAGTAAGTAGAGAAATCAAAGGGTTCTGCCTATTTGCTGCCAGTTTGGCTGATATCACAGAACCAAGCACATGGGACTGatttgtatgttatttatatttttatttcctgcATAATGTATATAGTGGTGAGAGAGAGAACCATTCACCAGCAATGTGCTTTGTTTTTACAGTTAATGACCCCCTTTTATAAGAATTGGCATAAGCCATAGGCCCCTACAGACACCTGCTCTTGGTCTTGTGCTTAAGATCTAACTCGGCATTATTACATTCCCAACATGTCTTTGATTGgctaataaagatattttatatactgtatatacctgtatataatgtcCTTAGTGTAAGGGCAGTTTTCTTAATCAAAGTCACTTGTATAGGGAAAATGGCCTTTAAATATGAATGCAATGCACTTACACTAGTAGATTTGAGTGCAACACTCTCTAATGAATTCCTCTTTACATCCTTGTGCTCCTGTGATGACACAATGTTTTCAACTTCTACTGCAGGAGTAGCTGCATGCACTGGATATTCTGAGAATATGAAAGAATATTGTTTAATAACTGTGCATGGGATCTAATAATCTATATAACAACAGATACTGGTGTGACAGGTCTACTGATAGAAAACTGGTTAACTTAATACCTGGTTCAGTCTAATGtcactcattatatatatattaagccaGTCCTGTTTATTTTCAGAAGACATAGTGGcataaaaaagagaatattaatataaaatatgaatattaaatagACTGGCTTCAACCAACAATAAATGCTGGAAGTAATAGTCCAGTGATTGAAGTGCTATATCAGACATGTGGTGTAGAAGTAGTTGTGCCTAGAAGAATACTGTGCAAATGGCTCTTGTTTgaattgtaataatgaaacattttgcaaaacaagtgtctttttcacACTCACATTTAACGTTAAGGGGAAGGGGAACCCAAAAAagaatgttttgcctaataaaagaaaacataattgtaagcaactttgcaCTATCCGTTGAGTTGAGTCTAGTTATGTGTCTATGTATTgctatgtattgctattgaaagcagtgtttgtcccttatTCTCTGCCCTGACGGCTCAGACTGTTCATCAGCTGATTATCAGACCTGTCTCTGGGGATCCAAGACTTTTGCCACATTGTTTAgaaagtaacaagcaggagttaagcaaatgctgcttctaatagcaattgtttttataaataactttaaaagcactgaaaatatgtataaaatgtattttggaaagttgttttcttttaatcggcacatttttatttttggggttaaCTTGCCCCTTAAGGAGAATTTTTACTTTCACTAGGAAGTGATGAAAAGTTGGTCATAATAATATTCTCACAAACACTAATAACAAACAGGAAACCAGTGACAACAATTTGATACCTGGAAGTTTCACAGGTTCTTCCGTCAGTAAAACCTCAGGAATTTCAGGAAGTTGAACAGGTGGATCGTTCTTCCTGCTTTTATTTTcctgtaaagataaaaaaaaagaaactttttaataACGGcattatttaaatttgattttgttaTTGGTCAGAGTCACTTTAACTCAGGAACTATTTTAGTGAAAGACGTAAAGCAGCAGACTGACCCTCATTTTCTATCTATTGAGGGCCACATAACTGTgcatgccagtataattatggGATGTGTATATATGaatgagtttatataaaatagtatttattaccactttattaatcttttattattcatcttagGAATAAATGATTTTCCCAATATATTAATTATTCTTAATGAATTCACTAATAATACAGTTATAAATATCATTCTTCCCCAGTGCAATCACTCATTACAGTGAAAGAGTAAAACTTTCTTTTCCAACAATTTGTTCCTAGTGCATTTTCTTCTTGGATTATTATGCTAAAAAAGCTATTAGTAAACTTACCCTTCTGCGGGGTCTGAAAAAATTGCTCAAAGCTTTTCTAAGTCTTCGAAACATTTTCTGTAACATAAAGAATAGAAACATATAGCAGTGAGTTTATGTCAGACttttacctttatttttctttggaaATAATGAACATTTGATATGGAAGTTCCGCTGCACCAGTTGTGGAGgcttattaaaggtcaaatttaatGGTTTTGAAACCACCCCTAAACTTTAAAATCcagattgtcattgaatttattaaaagttccaattagaaaaagtatgaatgaaaagttgttttgaacaatgcgctaaaaaaatccaaatgcattgaaaacctctaaaaaaaattacatttttaaacaattcagagcaaaaaaatccaaatacctcaaattttttgttacaaaatggctaaaaatggtccaataggatgagCACatgtcccattgacttctattgcacCTCCACAACTTGTAGTTGCTTACTTGACATTAAAGGCTTTAAAGGCTTTTTTAGACTTTggaaaattacacattttcatgatTAGTGGAAAACTTGCAATTTGGTTGTTGGCAAATGGGCCCCACAGAATCCAATAAGCTAAAATAAGGTTTGATAATGGTTCCATAACCAACATTTACTATactatttctatttattattcacaGTCGTGAGCATTTCATAAAGCCTCATCTCACcatataaaaacttgaattattataccccaaccatggaaatagctcaaatccaaaaatacaccatctaaaacctgtcaagttcatgtaggaTTCAATGAcggaggtcccttgaaccatttaattttaatagccttcatgatgctcAGGTTTTGCCTAAAAACACGATCAATTCAAGTGATTTTTTCATACCAAAagctcaatcaatttgagtttttgggtttcacaaCTCAAACTAATTGAGTCAAGTTTTTACCATTAGAGTTTTTTATTAGGAAGAgtaacagatcagttttaccagtgcagggcaacatgatattttcattactttaaaacactttcattctttggtgttactgttcctttaaataagataccattcaagttctGAGTTCATTAGAGGTCACTCAAGTTCATTAGAgttcattaaagttcatttaatTAAATTCAAGGTTATTCAAGGTCATTCAAGTTAaattgaggtataaaaaacttgacctttgataaatgacccctcagTGCCATGCAATTTGCCTAATGTATTCCCATATCTTATTTTAATCCCCTAAACCAGAAGTGAGCCCAAGCCTAAATCTAAACACACTTTGATTATTATGCATTTGCCAACACTGTTTTATCTCTCCGGAGAGAAATGCTTCTGTTTGCTGAATCAATGTTGGTGTTGgtaaatttatattaaatatagtagGTGTGGATAATATAGAATTGTATATCTCaggtaaaaaagtaattttgctaCATAAAGCGATATACTTACCGATTGTTGTTAATAGATGAATAAGATGAAAATCTCtgttcagatatatatatatatttatgtatatatagatatatatagatagatatatatatatatagtaaaacaaAGTAAATGCGATTAACACTGATCAGATGATGCAACCAGTCTGGTCAGAAGCTAAACCGCAAATGATACAAGAGTGGAACTGAATGCTCTAAGCTTGCTTTTGACTATTATGACATCACTGCttttgaccattatgacatcacttcctgttttttggccattgtgacatcactacttttgaccattatgacatcacttcctgcttttgaccattatgacatcactggttttgaccattatgacatcacttccttctttttgaccattgtgacatcactgctttTGGCCATTATGACATCAGTTCCTACttttgaccattatgacatcatttattttaaccattatgacatcacttccttatTTTGAAAATTATGACATCACTGCTTTTGACTATTATTAGGCTAATActttatacaaaacaaaagtggatatgtgtatatgtgtgtgtttaattgttacaattgtgtgctgtgtatgtgtgtatgtgctgAACATGCTAAAGCCCACCCACAAAACTGTCACAATTTACCCACAAAAATCCCAGTCCCCTGCAAATGAGCATAGGCCACTATTTGTTATTTTACAACTTCTTCTACTTTTTCTACTTTCATCTTTTTAACTTTCCTTCATGCAGAACTTTTTGAACGTGGACTTTTTACTGGTGGCGCTGCTGAGAGAATCTCTGGAATTTCTACTCTCATAAGAACACTCAGTTTACCTGATGATCTTTTCATGGATTGCAGTGAATTCAAGTGATTTCAAGTGATTTCATCAGCACTTGGATTATGAATTGAAGTCTTGCACAAGACACTTTTACTTGtcatttcagcagaattcagtaAATGACTGAGCTCCTGAATTTTCATTCAATGGATTTATCCAATGAATTCATCTCAGCACTTTATTCTTGGATGAAGATATGATACACATATACACCTGTTGTCTTTTCATCTCTCTCTATTGATCAGGGGTCACATTTATTAAGCGCAAACCTAATATTCACAAATGGCCTTTTCCATAGAGTTTGAAGCAAATCATTTGATTTCAGCAAAAAGAAACCTTCTGATTGATGGTAACGAAGATGCACAAATCCATCaattggaagaagaagaagaaactttaGGCAAAATTGATTATAGAGTTGGGCTAAGTGTTGCGGCAAGGAAGGAACAAAATGTTAGCCATCCCCAGTGTGAATATGTATTAAGCACGGGGAGTTAGTACTCGGGGTAAATAAACCACGGAATCCTCTCATGTTTGACTCATGGAAATGAGTCAAACAGCAACAACAGATGCCAAAGTGCCACTTCAACTGGAAGTAATAACCATGGCTATAGTTCCATTCTTACTTTATTCCATACAGAAAAACCCATatctatacatagtaacatagtaagtttggttgaaaaaagacacacgtccatcaagttcaaccttttaactattttttaacctgcctaactgccagttgatccagaggacggCAACCCCCCCCATCTgtagcctctctaatttgcctcagaggggaaaaaattcaatggcaatgggaccagtccctggatcaacttgtactatgagctatcttccatatccctgtattccctcacttgctaaacaccattcaacccttccttgtacctatctaatgtatcagcctgtacccctgattcacttcccagctctccctgtaacacccctttccctcctctaatctcattggctccctcctgtctgctgggaggagctactggtgaataaagcatccgacccttccttgtacctatctaatgtatcagcctgtacccctgattcacttcccagctctccctgtaacacccctttccctcctcaaatctcattggctccctcctgtctgctgggaggagctactggtgaataaagcacccgacccttccttgtacctatctaatgtatcagcctgtacccctgattcacttcccagctctccctgtaacaccctttccctcctctaatctcattggctccctcctgtctgctgggaggagctactggtgaataaagcatccgacccttccttgtacctatctaatgtatcagcctgtacccctgattcacttcccagctctccctgtaacacccttttccctcctctaatctcattggctccctcctgtctgctgggaggagctactggtgaataaagcatccgacccttctttgtacctatctaatgtatcagcctgtaccactgattcagggagacaattccacatcttcacagctctccctgtaacaaaccccttcccaatatttagctggaacctcttttcttctaatcggaatgagtgaccttgtgtcagctggaaagacctactggtaaataaatcattagagagattattatatgattctcttatatatttatacatagttatcatatctccccttaagtgcctcttctccagtgtgaacatccccaatttggccagtctttcctcatagctaagattttccctttaccagcttagttgtccttctctgtaccctctctaatacaataatgtcctgtttgagtgatggagaccaaaactgtaaggcatattctagatggggccttactagtgctctatacagtgggtccccctcctcccgtgactctctgccccatttaatacaactcaagaccttatttgcccttgatgctgctgactggcattacttgctacagacaagtttattatctacaaggactccaagctccgtctccattatggatacccattaagggtataagtggatattgttacatcccaggtgcaggactttacatttatcaacattgaatctcatttgccacttagctgcccagattgccagttagtcaagatcctgttgcaagtgccacatcttggatggaattaattgggctgatagttttgtgtcatctgcaaacactgatacattacttacaatacactcccctaagtcattaatgaacaagttaaataaaagtggccccaatactgagccctgagggaccccactaagaaccttactccaagtagagaatgtcccattaacaaccaccctctgtacctgatcctgtagccagtttcctatccacgtgcaaacgacttcattaagcccaacagaccttagtttagaaagcagtcgtttgtggggcacagtatcaaacgctttggcaaaatccaaatagatctactgccccccactgtcctcatcataaaaagcaatcaaattagtctgacatgacctatccctcataaagccatgctgattgctgctcataatgacattcacatggacaacattttgaatgtgatcccttaacaagtcttcaaataatttgcccaccacagacaTCAaaattactggcctataattgccaggctgagattgtaatcccttattaaatataggaattacaccagttttcctccaatccatagacACCATACCTGTTGTGTCCCACATGCATGTGTTATGATGTTCATCAGCTATGTTTGCCTGTAGctagtttgttcctctctctcccCTGTAGTTTGGTTCCGCCCAGGTAGCCACCCCTCCCATAGTCAGTATTCCTGCAGACAAGTATCTGTAAGCATGCACTGCATCTATCTCTCTGTACCTGGTAAAGCTACTTCGTTTTGACCTATGGAATTTGTCACTAAGATTTACACTGCAAGATTAAACCTCTTCGAAAtcttcatctgtgtcttccattGAGTCGCCTATCTGTGGATACTGCCCTTATGTAAGTTATTGCCATTCCATTGGGACTTGGGATAGTCTAGGGATCAGTAATTACATAGCTACAGCAGCTGAAACAGAATAGTCAAAACGAATAGAAGACCATACAGTCATCACTGTGATATTCAGCAGCCTGAGAGCCCTGCTAGTCACACTACAGATCGCAGTACATTGCGACCAGCATATTACAGAATTTACACAGCTACACTGCACTAATCTGTGAGGAGGCCAGTGAGAATATAAACTGTGTGTCTGCATTATAAACTGTGTATTCTGAGTACTGCTCATCAGCCTGCACTGTGAAGCTAAAGAGAGGCAGCATTTTTCCCTGCAGAACATCTCTCCTGTTCCCTCCTTCTGcaaactgttactttgtatcaactcaCACACAGCTCCCTGTAACCTGACACTCATGGCTGAACAAGTCTTCCCTCTGAGCCAAGCAAAAAACACTGAGGATCAGCAAATGCCTGACGATCTGCTACAAGAGGAAAGTACAGATATACTGACAGAAGCAAGTGTCAGACCCAAACGTATAACTAAACTTTCTTGGAAATCCAAAGAAAACTTTGAAGTTACTATGGATGAGTTCTCAGTTGATCTAACACACCTCTGGGAGAGGACTGTGCATTACATGTCTGAAGTCACACAGCCTAGCCAGAGAGTACTGCAACTAGAGGGCACTCTCTTACACTTCAAGTCTGCATATGAAAGCTACCAGAGGCTCTGCACTAAGTACATGTCATTCCTAAAGAGCACTAACACAGAAGAATCTTTAGAAGAACTAAAAAGGTTTGGATATCTGAACCAGGAGAGAAGTAAAAAGGTGTCTGAAACTAAAGCTAATGTAGAGGCAAGAATTACACAGCTGCAAGAAACTGCATCTCATCCCTCCACATCTACTAGACACACTAAGAGATCTTCAAGATCATCCCACTCAAGAAGTTCCACGCTTAGTGAACTTATAAAGGCTCGTGCAGAGGTAGAGGCTGCCAAGGTGCGAGCAGCCTTCGCAGACAAGAAAGCAGAAATGGAAGTAGAAGCTGCCCGCAAGAAAGCTGAAATTGAAGCCTTAGACAGAAAATGTGAGCAAGCTACAGCAGAAGCGAAATTAAGAGTTTTGGAACAAGCTGTTGGAAGTGATTTAGACAGTGTCAGTATGGCAAATTCAGAGGATTCCATGGAGTGCACTAAGAACTATGTCCTTAACCAGAACAGCAATTTCTCTGCCACTTCTGAGGCTCCTGATGACACAGACACTCCTTTAAGACATCAGCCTTCTGAACGTATTGTGACCACGCAAGACCCTAAACCCTCTGGTCCCTTTGCCCATCAAGATGGGCCCTCAAGCTGTACCTTGCCTCACAAGTCTCAGACTACTAAGTATCAGTCTGCCAACCCAGGGGTCAACATCCAAACCAAGCTACCATCACCTTTTCAGGTTACCAATATGCTTCCTGATTATAACATTTCTTCTGAATCACATCCTGCTATAGCAACGAACTTCCAACCTGTTCCTGACTCGAACCCTCATGCAAATCCATACTTTCCTAGGCCACCATGTGCCGATGTGTCAGATCTCGCTAGATACATGGTTCGCCGTGAGCTCACAAGCACTGGCCTCACAAGCTTCGATGACCACCCTGAAAATTATAGAGGATGGAACTCTACCTTTAAGGCTGCCATAAATGACCTGGGAATACCTCCTGGTGAAGAATTTGACATGTTAATAAAGTGACTAGGCCCCCAGTCAAGAGAACGTGTGAAGCGACTGAAGGCTGTTCATGTTGACAATCCGTCTGCAGGTCTACGTGCAGCTTGGGAACGCCTAGACCAGAGTTATGGTAGTCCAGAAGCTGTAGAAGATGCTCTGCTTAAAAGATTGAAAGACTTTCCCAAGATATCCGGTAAGGATAATCAGAAATTTCAGGAACTGAGTGATCTTTTGCTTGAACTACAGCTCGCTAAGGCAGATCCTCACCTCCCAGGCCTTAGCTATCTTGACACAGCCCATGGTGTGAATCCAATTGTGGCAAAACTGCCGTATGGAATACAGGAGAAGTGGGCAACCATGGGTTCAAAGTACAAGAAAGAGAAACAAGTTTCTTTTCCACCATTTTTCTATTTCTGTGACTTTGTCAAGAACATTGCCGAAACCAAGAATGATCCAAGCTTCTTTTTCAATAAGTCAAACATCTCGAGTCCAAATTTCGCTAAAGACAAATTTGCTCTGAATAAACACAGGAGTCATAGGGGCCCCATGTCGGTTAAAAAGACTAATGTGCTACCTGATCCTGTTGCTAACCCTGAAAAGAGCAGAGAAGtagaaaatacagaaaatccCAATCGCCAATGTCCAATTCATAAGAAACCACATGCTCTTAAGAATTGCCACGGGTTCCGAAAAAAACCATTGCAAGAACGCAAAGAAATTTTAAAGAAACTTGGGATTTGCTTTAAGTGTTGTGCTTCAACAGAACATCTCGCAAAAGATTGTAAAGCTGGAATCAAATGTAAAGATTGTGGAAGCAATACCCATGTACAAGCACTCCATCCTCTTCAGCATACCTCTTCTTCTGCAGATTCTGATCTTGCCACAAATCATGGCGGGGAGAATGCAAATCAGACAGCAGACTCTACTTCAATTTTTTCCACATGCACTGAGGTTTGCGGAAAAGATCTTTGCGACAGGTCTTGTGCAAAAATATGCCTAGTCAGAGTGTATCCCAACGGACAGCCTGAAAGAGCCATGAAACTATATACAATTCTGGATGATCAGAGGAATCACTCACTTGCCAAGTCAGAATTCTTTGACTACTTCAGGGTTAAAGGAAATTCCCTACCATATACACTTGGTACATGTGGAGGTGTTACAGAAGTGTCCGGAAGAAGAGCTAATGGATTCATGATAGCTTCTCTTGATGGTACTATAGAACTGTCACTGCCTACCCTTGTTGAATGCGACCAGATTCCTTCCCACAGAGAAGAGATCCCTACTCCTGAAGCTGCCTTCCATCATGCACACTTAAGAGCTATAGCTGAACACATACCACCACTTgataaaaatgcagaaattcttCTTTTGCTCGGCAGAGACATTCTAAGGGTGCATAAAGCACGCCAGCAAATAAATGGTTCCCATGACGCTCCGTATGCCCAGCGCCTTGATCTTGGTTGGGTTATCATTGGCAATGTGTGTATAAACAGAACAAAAAGAGCTACCAACATTTCTTCTTGCAAAACTTACGTGCTACCTAATGGACGCGAAACTCTTTTCGAACCATGTCCTTATCATTACAGTGTAAAGGAGAGATTCAACAGCACCAGAGACTGGCAATCCATCACCAGTGTCAGTAAATCCACCTTTAATCACCAGGAGGATTGCATTGGTGACACAGTATTCATTTCAACTTGTAATGATGAAAAACCAGCACTTGCCATTGAAGACAAAGAGTTTCTCAAGATCATGGATAAGGAATTCACTCAAAACCAAGAAAACAGTTGGGTAGCCCCTCTACCCTTTCGTACACCTAGAGAGAGACTGCCAAACAACCGTCAGCAGGCAGTTTCCAGATTTGCTTCATTGAAACGTTCCTTTGAGAGGAAACCAGAGATGAAGAAACATTTTGTATCCTTTATGCAGAAGGTTTTAGAAAATGATCACGCTGAACCTGCTCCACCATTGAAGAAGGGTGAAGAATGCTGGTATCTTCCATCCTTTGGTGTGTACCACCCCCGCAAACCTAGTCAAATTAGAGTAGTATTTGACTCGAGTGCTCAATATCAAGGAGTCAGTTTGAACAATGTTCTCATTACCGGGCCTAACTTGAACAATAACCTTATAGGAGTGCTTATCCGATTCAGACAAGAGCCTATAGCAGTAATGGCCGACATCCAACAAATGTTTCACTGCTTCATTGTCTGTGAACAGGACAGAAACTACCTTAGGTTCCTATGGCATAGGAACAATGACTTGAATGACAAGGTTATAGACTACCGCATGAAAGTGCATATATTCGGGAACAGTCCTTCACCTTCAGTAGCAATCTACGGGCTGAGAAGGACCGCCC
This region includes:
- the LOC121400595 gene encoding retinitis pigmentosa 1-like 1 protein, producing MEDTDEDFEEKMFRRLRKALSNFFRPRRRENKSRKNDPPVQLPEIPEVLLTEEPVKLPEYPVHAATPAVEVENIVSSQEHKDVKRNSLESVALKSTSDSISSCETALINPHGTHHEKEQQGVEKETPKSEELVSEGEEVKEQQGVEKETPESEELVSEGEEVKEQQGVEKETPESKELVSEGEEVKEQQGVEKETPESEELVSEGEKVNEQQGVENETPESEKLVSKGEEKKEKKGVEKETPGSEELVSEGEEVKEQQGVEKETPESEELVSEEVKVQQGVEKETPESKELVSEGEEVKEQQGVEKETPESEELVSEVEEKKEQQGVEKETPESEELVSEGEEIKEQQGVEKETPESEELVSEGEEVKEQQGVEKEAPDSEELVSEEVKVQQRVEKETPESKELVSEGEVVKEQQGVEKETPESEELVSEGEEKKEQQGVERETPESKELVSEGEEVKEQQGVEKETPESEELVSEGEKVNEQQGVEKETPESEELVSEGEEIKEQQGVEKETPESEELVSEGEEVKEQQGVEKEAPDSEELVSEEVKVQQRVEKETPESKELVSEGEVVKEQQGVEKETPESEELVSEGEEKKEQQGVEKETPESEELVSEGEEIKEQQGVEKETPESEELVSEGEVKKEQQCVEKETPESEEFVRKGEDQKEEEGEENKPHESKELVNDEGGRKEEESVKIEIETPKSAELVFQQQEKTKVSRTSIEDYDLQKLLGEGGFGKVYLAKHKSSKEKVAIKALKKEGLQTTKHVMRLKLEKTILEEAKREKNPFLVGLYASFQTKHHYCLAMDYCAGGELATYMKPRAFPKETAVFYAGCVVLGLQFLHERHIIHRDIKPNNILLDRDGYARLADFGISKKTMGFDGRTRSDIGTCYYMAPEIVRFHGYRKSVDWWALGVVIYQMLLHKMPFDGHNIDQILMSIISKEPKYPKELDEDAISLIQKVSVSSLYTGAVSLCVIGYVNVISI